TCCATAGCCGCCCGCCTTATCGAATGGTTCACCGCTCTTTATATAGATGTCGATTTCTTCATCTGACAATTCCCAGAACGTCACATCTGTTTTTTCATAGAAACGCGTTTCCTTCTCAGGGGAGATGATTGATACTCCTGTGTAGACTGAATGAGTGTTCCCAGACAGCTTTTTGAGCATCTGTAAGGCTTCTTGTCCGCTTTCAGGCTTCCCAAGAATCATGCCGTCATGGACAACGACAGTATCTGATCCGATCACGAAACAATCAGGAAAATTCGGCGCCACCGTTCCCGACTTTCTGGAAGCAAGCTCCATTACCGCGTCGGCTGGGCTTAAATTCTCACTGAAACTTTCGTCTGCATCACTGCTCGAGATTTCGAAATTCAAGCGGAGGTTTTCAAGAAGTTCTTTTCGCCGTGGAGAAGAAGAGGCTAAAATGAGGCGTTGCATAAAATCACCTTTCTTTACTTTTTGCATCAAAGGGAGATACAAGCTAATACTAACAAAGTTCAC
This portion of the Mesobacillus sp. S13 genome encodes:
- a CDS encoding Maf family protein; the encoded protein is MQRLILASSSPRRKELLENLRLNFEISSSDADESFSENLSPADAVMELASRKSGTVAPNFPDCFVIGSDTVVVHDGMILGKPESGQEALQMLKKLSGNTHSVYTGVSIISPEKETRFYEKTDVTFWELSDEEIDIYIKSGEPFDKAGGYGIQGFGSMLVKEISGDYYTVVGLPVSRLIRELRKIGYNLPY